In one Mucilaginibacter sp. PAMB04168 genomic region, the following are encoded:
- a CDS encoding DEAD/DEAH box helicase has product MGVPFDEFNFNRQILNAVADAGYTEATPIQQKAIPPILNGQDVLGIAQTGTGKTAAYVLPMLMKLKYAQGNDARALILAPTRELAMQIEENIRSFAVNTDLRTVIIYGGLGPKTQIETINKGVDIIVATPGRFLDIYLAGHINTKPLQFLVLDEADKMMDMGFMPQINRILEVVPRKRQNLLFSATMSDKVQILSGNFLEFPTVIEITPQATPAQTISQYLYYVPNIKTKINLLRKLLDRDEELKKLIVFCKTRAAAEDVYKFLVRKFDDKQVKVLHANKGQNTRINSINAFKEDEVKILVATDVASRGIDVSNVSHVINFDVPIVIEDYVHRIGRTGRALQSGEAITFCNPAEEYYLEQVEKLIRQPIQVLPLPQDVFVEETPYEERQDQAREIDMQKRRHDPEFKGAFHEKKERVEKKPSLGHKQTLAKKHGKPKTTRGKSFRKK; this is encoded by the coding sequence ATGGGCGTACCTTTCGATGAATTTAATTTTAACCGGCAAATACTAAATGCTGTTGCCGATGCCGGCTATACTGAGGCTACGCCTATACAGCAAAAAGCTATACCTCCTATATTAAATGGCCAGGATGTATTAGGTATTGCCCAAACCGGAACCGGCAAAACTGCAGCGTATGTGCTGCCAATGCTCATGAAGCTTAAGTATGCGCAGGGGAATGATGCACGTGCACTTATTTTGGCGCCTACCCGCGAACTGGCTATGCAAATTGAAGAAAACATCCGCAGCTTTGCTGTAAACACCGATTTGCGGACTGTTATTATATATGGTGGTCTTGGCCCCAAAACGCAAATAGAAACGATCAATAAGGGTGTGGATATTATCGTAGCCACTCCAGGCAGATTTTTGGATATCTATTTAGCGGGACACATTAATACCAAGCCATTGCAATTTTTGGTGTTAGACGAAGCCGACAAGATGATGGACATGGGCTTTATGCCACAGATAAACCGCATTTTGGAAGTGGTACCACGCAAGCGTCAAAACCTGCTGTTTTCGGCCACCATGTCTGATAAGGTGCAGATACTCTCGGGCAATTTTTTGGAGTTTCCAACAGTGATTGAGATTACACCGCAGGCAACGCCGGCACAAACTATTAGCCAGTACCTGTATTATGTGCCTAATATTAAAACTAAAATAAACTTGCTGCGCAAACTGCTGGATAGGGACGAGGAGCTTAAAAAGCTTATTGTATTTTGCAAAACCCGCGCCGCTGCCGAAGACGTTTATAAGTTTTTAGTGCGCAAGTTTGACGATAAGCAGGTAAAAGTACTGCATGCCAACAAAGGTCAAAATACCCGTATAAATTCAATTAATGCTTTTAAGGAGGATGAGGTAAAAATATTGGTAGCCACCGATGTAGCTTCGCGCGGTATTGATGTGAGCAATGTAAGCCATGTAATTAATTTTGATGTGCCTATAGTTATTGAAGATTATGTGCATAGAATTGGTCGTACCGGTCGTGCTTTACAATCAGGCGAAGCAATTACCTTTTGTAATCCGGCCGAGGAATATTACCTGGAGCAGGTAGAAAAGCTAATTAGGCAACCTATACAAGTTTTGCCTTTACCGCAAGACGTTTTTGTAGAAGAAACACCTTATGAAGAGCGGCAGGACCAAGCGCGGGAAATTGACATGCAAAAGCGCCGTCATGATCCGGAGTTTAAAGGTGCATTTCATGAGAAAAAAGAACGCGTTGAAAAAAAGCCATCCTTGGGCCACAAACAAACGCTTGCCAAAAAGCATGGTAAACCCAAAACTACGCGCGGTAAATCATTCCGAAAAAAATAG
- a CDS encoding acyltransferase yields the protein MSLPSSSYIPSLDGLRGISILLVFVAHIGFEKIVPGGLGVTIFFFISGYLITSLLISEINNTGSIHFKLFFIRRLMRLYPPLLFMICLFYLYLFFTNQGINVYEVLASLFYYENYYFYYHPDPAHSSDICKVLWSLVVEEHFYLVFPALFWLIYKSPKALMTMLIVLLFVPLVFRLWGIMMYGSTGDITERYTYLLTHTRFDSIIYGCLASVLLHIYNSAVYVKIISNKWVFAAAALTIVACLVVRNGAFRNTIRYSIQGLSLLVLIPAVVNIPVYQNLRTLLSNRALVFVGKLSYSIYLTHMTAIGSLAFIRKNGHPLLFYVLVILLTAALSVFSYQFIEKPFAKLRTRYRAKQRLTLA from the coding sequence ATGTCATTACCCTCCTCATCATATATACCATCGTTGGATGGATTACGCGGTATTTCTATCTTATTAGTATTTGTTGCGCACATCGGATTTGAAAAGATTGTGCCAGGTGGGCTGGGTGTAACCATATTTTTCTTTATCAGCGGTTATTTAATTACCTCGCTGCTTATCAGTGAGATAAACAATACAGGGTCGATCCATTTTAAGCTATTTTTTATTCGGCGGCTTATGCGGCTTTATCCGCCGCTGTTGTTCATGATCTGCCTTTTCTACCTATATCTGTTTTTTACTAATCAGGGTATTAATGTATACGAGGTACTGGCATCGTTATTTTACTATGAAAATTATTACTTCTATTATCACCCCGACCCTGCACACAGCTCGGATATTTGTAAGGTGCTTTGGTCTTTGGTGGTAGAAGAGCATTTTTATTTAGTTTTTCCTGCCTTATTCTGGCTGATATATAAATCGCCAAAAGCTTTAATGACCATGCTGATTGTGTTACTTTTTGTACCACTTGTTTTTCGCTTGTGGGGCATTATGATGTATGGAAGTACGGGAGATATTACAGAACGCTACACTTACTTGCTTACCCATACCCGGTTTGATTCAATTATATACGGGTGCTTAGCCAGCGTACTTCTTCATATATACAACTCTGCTGTTTATGTAAAAATCATCTCTAACAAATGGGTATTTGCAGCTGCGGCACTTACCATTGTGGCCTGCCTGGTTGTAAGGAACGGGGCTTTTAGAAACACCATCAGATATTCCATACAAGGCCTTTCCCTTTTAGTGTTAATACCAGCAGTGGTAAATATTCCAGTTTATCAAAACCTAAGGACACTACTATCCAACCGGGCATTGGTTTTTGTAGGTAAGCTGAGTTATTCCATTTACCTAACGCATATGACCGCCATTGGTTCGCTGGCATTCATCCGTAAAAACGGGCATCCGTTGTTGTTTTACGTCCTGGTTATACTGCTTACCGCAGCTTTATCAGTGTTCAGTTATCAATTTATAGAAAAACCTTTTGCCAAGCTCCGTACTCGTTACCGCGCCAAGCAACGGCTTACTTTGGCCTGA
- a CDS encoding ABC transporter permease — translation MIKNYLKTAWRNLLRSKVYSLIAVIGLAIGLSVSTLLFWGVDDELQYDTAWPDAANIYRLNARIKMSDDVYNTWTNTPAPIAATALRTFPGVEMAVRYNREQMLVSQGEEHIMEKNVAYTEPSFFKMFHVKLLRGSEQVALSAINNVVLSRDAAVKYFGSINNAVGKTLTLSEKLEPYTVSAIMENMPERSTVRMDMLLSLDMVRKNYGGNGNWKTIDEDWGNFYFTTFLRLKPGTNVNQLAKQLSAIHVKNNGYVKAGDVTYICQPLNMLRLYNADLSPSGIKIVRFFMIIGVLILLIAVINYINLSTARATKRAKEVGLRRTIGASRQQLLIQFVTEFILIFIAALLLAAALMPVLTPFYQEISGKLYTIDYWKLSTIKIVGWVALGTIILASVYPAWILSSFNPNDVLKANFNKAARGGWLRKGLVIMQFTFSVLLIICTIVITKQLNFIQTKNLGYDRENVLMVPLNGKVSSQLQRVMHELKSDKSIRDVSFASGFLLAMGGSTDNINWPGKVNNQAHISPMQIAANFTTAMQMKFADGQGFTGSPADSAYYLINESAARMMALKHPVGTIINLWGKQGEIKGVIKDFNNASLKEEIKPTIFSAVQASEFGGYLYIRARAEAAKQAIAKTEELYKSIDNIRPFEYRFLDEDFDAMYRKDIQTAKLFKAFAGVAILLSCLGLFGLAVFTAERRTKEIGIRKVLGASVQSISFLISKEFTGLVIIANLIAWPIAWYIMHQWMQEFTYRTEISWYIFVIAGFFSLLLAIITVSSQAVKAAIVNPVKSLKTE, via the coding sequence ATGATTAAAAACTACCTTAAAACTGCCTGGCGTAATCTGTTACGCAGCAAAGTGTACTCACTTATAGCGGTTATTGGTTTGGCCATTGGCTTATCAGTAAGTACCTTATTGTTTTGGGGAGTTGATGACGAACTGCAGTATGATACCGCATGGCCTGACGCGGCAAACATATATCGTTTAAACGCCAGGATAAAAATGAGCGATGATGTGTACAATACCTGGACAAATACTCCCGCTCCTATTGCTGCTACAGCACTTCGCACCTTCCCCGGTGTAGAAATGGCCGTTCGTTATAATCGCGAGCAAATGCTGGTTAGCCAGGGCGAAGAACATATCATGGAAAAGAACGTGGCCTACACCGAGCCATCATTCTTCAAGATGTTTCATGTGAAGTTATTGAGGGGATCCGAGCAGGTGGCCCTGAGCGCTATTAACAACGTAGTACTCAGCCGTGACGCCGCTGTAAAATACTTCGGCTCTATAAACAATGCTGTGGGTAAAACACTTACTTTGAGCGAAAAGCTTGAGCCTTATACAGTATCGGCCATTATGGAAAACATGCCTGAGCGCAGTACGGTACGCATGGATATGCTGCTGTCGTTAGACATGGTTCGAAAAAATTATGGCGGTAACGGCAACTGGAAAACTATAGATGAGGATTGGGGAAACTTCTATTTTACTACCTTTTTACGTCTTAAACCTGGCACCAACGTTAATCAACTTGCAAAGCAGCTGTCTGCCATACATGTAAAAAACAATGGTTATGTAAAAGCAGGCGATGTGACCTACATATGCCAACCCTTGAATATGCTGCGTTTATATAACGCCGACCTCTCGCCATCGGGTATAAAGATTGTACGTTTCTTCATGATTATAGGTGTGCTTATTTTATTGATAGCAGTTATTAATTACATCAACCTTTCCACAGCACGCGCCACCAAACGGGCAAAAGAAGTTGGTTTACGTCGTACCATTGGAGCAAGCCGCCAACAATTACTTATACAGTTTGTAACTGAGTTTATACTAATTTTTATTGCAGCATTACTACTGGCCGCAGCATTGATGCCCGTGCTAACTCCATTTTACCAGGAAATAAGCGGCAAGCTGTATACCATAGATTACTGGAAGCTGTCAACTATTAAAATTGTGGGCTGGGTTGCGTTAGGCACGATTATACTGGCCAGTGTGTACCCTGCCTGGATTTTATCTTCATTTAACCCTAACGATGTATTGAAAGCTAATTTTAATAAAGCGGCTCGAGGCGGCTGGCTGCGTAAAGGATTAGTTATTATGCAATTTACTTTTTCCGTATTGCTGATTATCTGCACTATTGTAATAACCAAGCAGCTTAATTTTATACAAACCAAAAACTTAGGTTATGATCGCGAAAACGTATTGATGGTGCCTCTTAATGGTAAAGTAAGCTCGCAGCTGCAAAGAGTAATGCATGAACTGAAATCCGACAAAAGCATCAGGGACGTAAGCTTTGCATCGGGCTTTTTGCTGGCCATGGGCGGATCTACCGATAACATTAACTGGCCGGGTAAGGTGAACAACCAGGCACACATTAGCCCTATGCAAATAGCAGCTAACTTTACAACGGCAATGCAAATGAAGTTTGCAGATGGACAAGGTTTTACTGGCTCCCCTGCAGATAGCGCCTACTATCTCATCAATGAATCGGCCGCACGTATGATGGCGCTAAAACATCCCGTAGGCACGATAATTAACCTTTGGGGTAAGCAGGGCGAGATAAAAGGCGTAATAAAAGACTTCAACAACGCATCGTTGAAAGAAGAGATAAAGCCAACCATCTTCAGTGCTGTACAGGCGAGTGAATTTGGCGGTTATTTGTATATAAGGGCACGGGCCGAAGCTGCAAAGCAAGCTATTGCCAAAACAGAAGAACTTTATAAATCGATTGACAATATACGTCCGTTTGAATACCGCTTTTTGGATGAGGATTTTGACGCCATGTACCGTAAAGATATACAGACTGCAAAGCTATTTAAAGCTTTTGCCGGTGTTGCTATATTACTGAGTTGTTTAGGACTATTTGGGTTGGCGGTGTTTACAGCAGAACGCCGCACTAAGGAGATTGGCATACGTAAGGTTTTAGGTGCCAGCGTACAAAGCATCTCGTTTTTGATTTCAAAAGAATTTACCGGACTCGTCATAATAGCCAACCTTATAGCCTGGCCTATTGCCTGGTACATCATGCACCAATGGATGCAGGAGTTTACCTATCGTACCGAAATTAGCTGGTATATATTCGTCATAGCCGGTTTTTTTTCACTATTACTTGCCATAATTACAGTAAGTTCTCAGGCCGTTAAGGCTGCCATTGTAAATCCGGTGAAGAGCTTAAAAACAGAATAG
- a CDS encoding cellulase family glycosylhydrolase: MNIRAKRFIRLKAYRQLVLSLLTIFLLLSVKGNGQTFLKAQGQFITDANGKKVLLRGMGLGGWMLQEGYMFRLGNVGQQYRIKAKIEEVTSPAYAQKFYDKWLTNHTRKIDVDSMASWGFNSIRLPMHYGLYTLPVEQEPVTGQNTWIEKGFALTDSLLKWCKANHMYLILDLHAAPGGQGNDLAISDRDAAKPSLWDSPANQQKMIALWKKLAQRYANEPYIGGYDIINEPNWGFEKADDKRGTAETKNVQLRQLMVNITNAIREVDKKHIIIIEGNGFGNNYNGIFPLWDNNMVLSFHKYGNFNNDGSIQNFLKMSKEHNVPLWLGESGENSNTWFTEAIKLVEGHNIGWSWWQEKKIGINNPLEIKLTPSYQKLLNYWNGKGDKPAQQEAIAALDEFLENIKLENTTYHRDVTDAMFRQVQSSATVPFKKHIVTKNATINAVDYDLGSQRMAYYDKDTSSYQYTPGVRTQGNRGRAYRNDGVDIEADDTGYHIFSIEDSEWLQYTIDVKAKGTYTVKLTVSSEVGKGKVSVITGGKSTSIPLAITVPSKAWHEVVVKGIKLDKGSNKIKVIADEGGFNFKSLEISKN; the protein is encoded by the coding sequence ATGAACATCAGAGCCAAACGTTTCATCCGGTTAAAAGCGTATCGCCAATTAGTTCTATCCTTACTTACTATATTTTTATTGTTATCTGTAAAAGGTAATGGGCAAACCTTTCTGAAAGCGCAAGGCCAGTTCATTACCGACGCAAATGGCAAGAAAGTTTTACTTAGAGGAATGGGTTTAGGCGGATGGATGTTGCAGGAGGGATACATGTTCAGGCTTGGTAACGTAGGTCAGCAGTACCGCATAAAAGCAAAAATAGAAGAAGTGACCAGCCCGGCATATGCGCAGAAATTTTATGATAAATGGCTTACCAATCACACCCGTAAAATCGATGTTGACTCCATGGCGTCATGGGGTTTCAACTCCATCAGGCTACCTATGCATTATGGCTTGTATACTTTACCGGTTGAGCAAGAGCCGGTAACGGGTCAAAATACCTGGATTGAAAAGGGATTTGCTTTAACTGACAGCTTGTTAAAGTGGTGTAAAGCCAATCACATGTATTTGATACTCGACTTACATGCTGCTCCGGGCGGGCAAGGTAATGACCTGGCTATATCTGATCGGGACGCTGCAAAGCCCTCTTTGTGGGACAGCCCGGCCAATCAGCAAAAAATGATTGCGCTTTGGAAAAAATTGGCTCAGCGTTATGCCAACGAACCCTACATTGGCGGCTACGATATCATTAATGAACCAAACTGGGGTTTTGAAAAGGCAGATGATAAACGGGGGACAGCAGAAACCAAGAATGTTCAGCTACGGCAGCTGATGGTCAACATCACTAATGCTATACGCGAAGTAGATAAAAAACACATTATCATTATTGAAGGGAATGGCTTTGGTAACAATTATAATGGCATCTTTCCGCTATGGGATAATAACATGGTGCTGAGTTTTCATAAATATGGCAATTTCAATAATGACGGCTCAATTCAAAACTTCCTCAAAATGAGTAAGGAACACAATGTGCCCCTTTGGTTGGGCGAATCGGGCGAAAATTCGAATACTTGGTTTACCGAGGCTATCAAATTAGTGGAAGGCCATAACATAGGCTGGAGCTGGTGGCAGGAAAAGAAAATCGGCATCAATAATCCGCTCGAAATTAAATTGACGCCGTCGTATCAAAAACTGCTTAATTACTGGAACGGTAAGGGAGATAAACCTGCCCAACAAGAAGCCATTGCCGCGTTAGACGAATTCCTGGAGAATATAAAATTAGAAAACACCACTTATCACCGTGATGTGACTGACGCGATGTTCAGGCAAGTACAGAGCTCGGCAACGGTGCCTTTCAAAAAACACATCGTAACCAAAAACGCTACTATCAACGCAGTAGATTACGACCTTGGGAGTCAGCGTATGGCCTATTACGACAAAGATACTTCAAGTTACCAGTACACACCGGGTGTACGCACACAAGGTAACCGCGGACGTGCTTATCGTAATGATGGGGTAGATATTGAGGCGGATGATACCGGCTATCACATATTTAGCATTGAAGACAGCGAATGGTTGCAGTATACCATCGACGTAAAAGCCAAGGGGACTTATACTGTAAAACTAACCGTTTCATCCGAAGTCGGAAAAGGAAAGGTTTCTGTGATTACTGGTGGGAAATCAACCAGCATTCCCCTTGCCATAACAGTACCATCTAAAGCTTGGCATGAAGTTGTGGTGAAAGGGATTAAGCTTGATAAAGGCTCCAACAAAATTAAAGTGATTGCTGACGAGGGTGGATTTAATTTTAAGTCACTTGAAATATCCAAGAATTGA
- a CDS encoding chondroitinase-B domain-containing protein, with product MKKLVTGIAMLLTGYAGFAADYFVKSEKEFTEADKHAIAGDNIIIANGSYAPWAVKSTANGSALRPIVIKAQDAGKVIFSGEVTQTIFKITGNYMHLQGLNFNNCILNKANGKNGLLIDLNNTKHSRITNCTFQKNSAKVQFMPLVIISGEGEHNQVDHCSFISNQDEQDLQVQINSPKFPTYTLINDNLFSDKYKVSWKVFNGGECVQIGQDPVLKGTAMAKATVRNNRFIRCNGEGEVISNKSSGNNYTNNYFEDCQGELVMRGGHDCVIDSNQIKGGTGGIRINGSGHVITNNTISGVRTGIRLMYGMSKGKTETGFYVAATNCVISNNHISKADVGILVGDNKNQDWTGKFDTNKYPSRVIQDIPPADNQFKNNNFTDTKQTIVYK from the coding sequence ATGAAGAAATTAGTTACCGGCATAGCCATGCTGTTAACCGGCTATGCGGGCTTTGCTGCTGATTATTTTGTTAAAAGTGAAAAAGAGTTTACCGAAGCTGATAAACACGCTATTGCGGGCGATAACATTATCATAGCTAATGGGAGCTATGCGCCTTGGGCCGTAAAATCTACAGCCAATGGTAGTGCTTTGCGGCCAATTGTTATCAAAGCTCAGGATGCCGGAAAGGTTATATTTAGCGGAGAGGTTACACAAACCATATTTAAAATCACCGGAAATTACATGCATTTGCAGGGTCTAAACTTCAATAACTGTATTTTAAATAAAGCTAATGGCAAAAACGGACTGCTTATTGACTTAAACAACACCAAGCATTCACGAATCACCAACTGCACTTTCCAAAAGAACAGCGCTAAGGTCCAATTTATGCCGCTGGTCATTATATCTGGCGAAGGAGAGCACAATCAGGTTGATCATTGCAGCTTCATCAGCAACCAGGATGAACAGGATCTGCAGGTACAAATCAATAGTCCCAAATTCCCAACATATACCCTTATAAACGACAACTTATTCAGCGATAAGTATAAGGTAAGCTGGAAAGTTTTTAACGGCGGTGAATGTGTGCAAATTGGTCAGGATCCGGTTTTAAAGGGAACGGCAATGGCTAAGGCAACCGTACGTAACAACCGGTTCATACGCTGTAATGGCGAAGGCGAAGTAATAAGCAACAAAAGCAGTGGCAACAACTATACAAACAATTATTTCGAAGACTGCCAGGGCGAGCTGGTTATGCGTGGCGGGCATGATTGCGTAATTGACAGTAATCAGATAAAAGGTGGTACGGGCGGCATACGCATAAACGGTAGCGGGCATGTTATTACAAATAACACTATCTCCGGTGTGCGAACCGGAATAAGGCTGATGTATGGCATGTCAAAAGGAAAAACGGAAACTGGATTTTATGTGGCTGCTACTAATTGTGTAATCAGTAACAATCACATCAGCAAGGCTGATGTGGGCATCTTGGTAGGCGACAATAAGAACCAAGATTGGACGGGCAAGTTTGACACCAATAAGTACCCATCACGCGTAATACAGGATATACCTCCGGCTGACAACCAGTTCAAAAACAATAATTTTACCGACACTAAACAGACTATTGTATATAAATAA
- a CDS encoding 7TM diverse intracellular signaling domain-containing protein, which yields MIKLLPLNIGNGPYLALKNIALTMLLALLTTSLFAQKVLNVDSTIRQHKFTLNEVDYLEDASDKLTFADVIKTDLASRFKANSLYYPNNKNRSSTYWYRVKVRFDRSAADKASLFEFFDQTTDEVTAYIPDAQGLYSMSKAGAKIDFDSRLYQHKNFEFLIKNPSAGEYTYYFKLKSRNLVNVIIVYRTLDYFIHYALNEYLTFGLFYGMVLIFCFHNLLMFMAVKRRQYLYYVFYVLSVGLYEMCVDGIAFQYLWPNTPAVNDFAYGTALYLLSMFALIFTKELLQVKHRARRLYKLINYALVLRTAFFLVCLFVDKSLFIYKFVEFIPLSIAFITGIRIYRNGFKPARFFVLAYAFLFTGFVIKAVSALGYSWLMPSVVGYYSLSFCFVIEMVLLSFAIGDQVRILRKEKDAAQDETIKQMHINSELKDSINQELERQVKVRTREVVEKSKEILEQSKVIEEQNEQLISINHLLEQQASEITRMNVLLEKDNIQLKTNIDKVTDARVLSAELNFEEFSAKYPDQETCYKFLSELKWKNGYQCTRCSHTSYCAGRVPYSRRCTKCSYEESALHNTIFQNNRIPINKAFYLVYLIYSSKGTISSHQLSDKLGIRQSTCWAYAIRIKKAMQEQKRSRKKDAPQGWSTLVL from the coding sequence ATGATCAAACTTCTACCATTAAATATAGGTAACGGCCCTTACTTAGCGCTAAAAAACATTGCGCTAACCATGCTATTGGCACTACTTACCACTTCGCTTTTTGCCCAAAAAGTGCTGAATGTAGACAGTACCATAAGGCAGCACAAGTTCACACTAAATGAGGTTGATTACCTGGAAGATGCATCTGATAAGCTAACCTTTGCAGATGTTATAAAAACTGATTTGGCTAGTCGTTTTAAAGCTAATAGCTTATACTATCCAAACAACAAAAACCGCTCATCAACTTATTGGTACCGTGTAAAGGTACGTTTTGATCGGTCGGCAGCAGACAAAGCCTCCTTGTTCGAGTTCTTTGACCAAACTACAGATGAAGTTACGGCTTACATCCCCGACGCACAAGGCCTTTATTCTATGAGTAAAGCTGGTGCAAAAATAGACTTTGACAGCCGCTTATATCAGCACAAAAACTTCGAGTTCCTGATTAAAAACCCATCGGCGGGCGAGTATACCTATTACTTTAAACTCAAATCCCGGAATCTGGTCAATGTAATTATTGTGTACCGCACACTCGATTACTTCATACACTATGCACTAAACGAGTACCTAACTTTCGGGCTATTTTATGGTATGGTGCTCATTTTTTGTTTCCACAACCTGCTCATGTTTATGGCGGTAAAACGCCGTCAGTACTTGTACTACGTATTTTATGTTTTAAGCGTGGGGCTGTATGAGATGTGTGTGGATGGTATAGCGTTCCAGTACCTCTGGCCAAATACGCCTGCCGTAAACGATTTTGCTTATGGAACCGCGTTGTACCTGCTCAGTATGTTCGCGCTCATATTCACCAAAGAGCTGTTGCAGGTTAAACACAGGGCCAGGCGTCTTTACAAGCTCATTAATTATGCACTGGTTTTGCGTACAGCCTTCTTTCTGGTGTGTTTGTTTGTCGATAAAAGTTTATTCATTTATAAGTTTGTTGAGTTTATACCACTTTCTATAGCGTTTATTACTGGTATACGCATTTATCGTAACGGCTTTAAGCCCGCTCGGTTCTTTGTGTTAGCTTATGCCTTTCTATTCACAGGCTTTGTAATTAAAGCGGTATCGGCGTTAGGATATTCATGGCTTATGCCATCGGTAGTAGGCTATTACAGCCTTAGTTTTTGCTTCGTAATTGAGATGGTCTTACTATCCTTTGCAATTGGCGATCAGGTACGCATCCTTCGCAAAGAGAAAGACGCAGCGCAAGACGAAACCATTAAGCAAATGCACATTAATAGTGAGCTGAAGGATTCCATAAACCAGGAACTTGAGCGTCAGGTTAAAGTACGCACGAGAGAAGTGGTTGAAAAATCTAAAGAGATACTGGAGCAATCTAAAGTTATCGAAGAGCAAAACGAGCAGCTGATCAGTATCAATCACTTACTGGAACAGCAGGCGTCTGAAATAACGCGAATGAATGTACTGCTCGAGAAAGACAACATTCAGCTCAAAACCAATATAGATAAGGTTACAGATGCACGAGTACTATCTGCCGAACTAAATTTCGAGGAGTTCAGCGCTAAGTACCCCGACCAGGAAACCTGTTATAAGTTTCTATCTGAATTGAAATGGAAAAACGGCTATCAATGCACCCGCTGCAGCCATACCTCCTATTGCGCAGGCCGGGTACCCTACAGCCGTCGTTGTACCAAATGCAGCTATGAGGAATCGGCCTTACATAATACTATCTTCCAAAACAACCGTATTCCTATAAACAAAGCTTTTTACCTGGTTTACTTAATCTACAGTAGTAAAGGCACAATCTCATCACATCAATTGTCGGATAAACTAGGCATAAGGCAAAGCACTTGCTGGGCCTATGCCATCCGCATTAAAAAAGCTATGCAGGAGCAAAAGCGCTCGCGTAAAAAAGATGCACCGCAAGGATGGAGTACGTTAGTATTGTAG